The Argopecten irradians isolate NY unplaced genomic scaffold, Ai_NY scaffold_0599, whole genome shotgun sequence sequence AATGGCCGCCTTAGCTATAcgtttaatattaatatatgcACATTATTGGAACTTGTTGGCCAAGAAATATAGATGAGATGTCAAATCTAACTAATTTTAGGATGAGCAATCGTTAAGTAACAACTGTAAAGTAAAGTTTGAAGCCGTTTGAAGCCTTTctaggtcatctgacctatGTCATGGTGACCTTTATTTGTATAgaatagtcttttgtccgttgTTGTGCGTTGTGAGTTTACTTTTCCTTGTGGAACTaaagtaaatattaattaagatataGTTTTGTACaaaaaagggaaccctggtgTACACCCCCGGGAGGACAACATTAAATCATCCCTAGCACAGGCCTCTGGGGCCtttgaattttttaaaggtATTTTACAGGTTCTCTGTCATAGTACTACAAAATGTACCTGGGTTTTGTTAATTCCGTTCGTGGGCAAAATTCAATGGTAGCTGTAACAGATCATTTGTATGCAATAATAGCGtctattttgaatttaattcaAAATCTAGGTTTTGTCATTGAGGGGTTCGGGTGGATTTGTCTATATGACAAGAGGTACATGCACCCTTTCAATTCCAGGTGAGAAAcctttgttaatatttttggCCAACCTCTCATGGAGACAAAAATTCATCGCCTGGCCTATATAACCAAGTTAATCTATATCCCGAAAGATATAACAAATTTGCTTATTACGAACCATCTTTTGATACGAAGTGATTTCGTGGTCCTCtcaaataaatatttgctcTTTAACATTTTTTCCGGAATTTCGTTCCGAACGTGCTGGATGTAGCCTTGTTGTAAAGTGAAACGTGAGGCCAGAAAGGGAATTGATTGatagaaaatcaaaacaagtattttttttttgataatggAAAATCTGCCAAACAAATATTGTTATTGAAATTAATGTTTTGATAAACTCAGTTGACACCAAAAGGTGAACTAAATGCTATAATACACTGTGTACACTGTTAACCATGTGCTGTCCAACATGGTGAAGGTGTAAAAAAAGTAGGAGCTGATTACATTGAACCAAAGGTAGAATTTtgtgataagaaaaaaaaaaatgaaaaaaaaaaaaaaacctaattaCTAAACATTCCACGCGGGATGATTCCCGTATCCTTTTTATAACACACAAAACATAGTCTCCGTATGCAAGTAACCTTACATGCGTTGATGTAATgcagtaaaacagatattttaGTAAAAACATATGTCCATGAAAAAAACACACTATTTCTCTGTAATTTTCACAGCGCTACAGCTAGTGTAATGGGAAAAAAAGCTCTCATGTAGTCTGTGAAAAGGATAATCCAAAGATagaattttctataaaaaaaaactgatttattacagtcgggtgcggagcggagaaatatccaactctacacttccaaacctaggcctaaaatgaatattcaagtaatacaaaatgattatatacaaaacatataggAACAAACATGCAAACAGCACTTAGTCTAAACGTGATATACAATAGTCGCTAATTAACTGACGCAAGAGTTACCGGTATTGAGAACTGCTAAGAAGGATTAGCTAAAAGAAACACAGGTAAATACGTTAAAGCAATATATCACTGTAAAGAAACGGctattatattcaaaatgaagctttgtattttacttctaaACATAGTATAGTAAGTATGTTCgagtagattaaaacaaataaatcacaTCACAAATGTCCGAATAGGAACCTGTCATGAACCGCGTGACATAACCAACGGAACTTTATTTCCTGGTTTAGACAGTGCATTATATAACAAGAGGCAGTTATGGACAGTTCGTAtgcatatacagtaaaactttgCTATAAAGAACTCCGAAGGAACAGGAGAACTTCATTTGTTATTACAGAAATTCTGTAATAATAGTTTTTGAAACTTGCACCCCAAATCAGCGTAGTTACTAAGTTCACTCGATAATTCCGGTACAGCAACGCCAAATAAACAACCTTTCGCCTGAAGATGCAGAAAGGCCTAGCAACAAAGtctggatttttttctttttatatttataccttTCGCAAGATACGTTGATTTtttttgctatatatatataataaatttgaagaaaaatccttacggacgaaatctataagaaaataattaatttttatttgttttcatactattTCCGattttctgattggcagatcatttttcttcatatactatgaagaaaaattccgagaatggcgcgaaaacccgaagttctcatgacgtcacaatagagaaatcgacgttgcgtattgatttataaaaaagatAATTCATTGGAAAAttaatggaatcgtacgtttaaacgtattttatattattaagaagtctgaaaaattaattataagcattgatgtaactatgttttaacttcatcgggttatgaaataaatttaaattttgtttgcaaacttttgtgagaatccgctaagcggattcacacagtttgcaaacaaaatttctttcataaccagatgaagttaaaaaatagttacatcaatgttttataaaaacaataacgactgactagtgagcgtcTATATCTCCTCGGTCTAGGATCCTATCTAAAGTGTCGTTGACCAGTTTGGCGTGTTCCTCTGTGGGGTCCCTATTCAGTTTCTGGTAGAATTGTGCATTAGAGAGCTGACGGTTTGCTTCTGTAATTTTCAGTttctcatcagtccaacatcattAGGAAGCCAAAAAAGGCTTGTAGAGATGTATAGTGATATCTacaataatggtaaaatatttaaagtgattgttttaaatCCCTTATAGTATGTCCTAGGTTTATGTATAATACACTGTTGTTCCTAGGTTCATGGTAAAAATTTCGTGGCGTGTTTTTTCCAGTGCTTGTTTAATCTgtttttgaaaatgttcagGTTCTCAGCATTGACCACATCAACAGGGAGAGAATTCAAGGACTCCACTATCCTGTTACTGAAAACATTTCTTGCTCAGTTGAGACGAAAGGGTTTCATGTAGAGTTTTTTTGTTATGACCTCTTGTACCAGTGTGTCTCATTGGAGTACACATGTTCTCACTGGTAACAATGTCgattttgttgattattttaaagGTCTCCACCATATCGGCCCTCAGTCTTCTATATTCGAGTGTTGGGATACCCAGGGTCTTCAATCGGTCAGGATAGGAGAGATCTTTAAGGTTAGCAAGTCTTTTTGACAATTTGTACCTCTTCGTTGGACGTTTTCGAtgatttttatatcttttttttatccAGGGAGACCAAACGACAGAACAGTATTCCAAATGATGTCTAACCAGAGTCTTATACAGTGTTTTAAAGGTTTGGTTGTCAAGATATGTGAATGTTCTAAATATGATACACATGATTTGGTTTCCCTTTGATGAAGCTTTGTTCACTTGATTTGTAAATGTCAGGGTATTATCTATTGTGACTCCCAGATCTTTCTCACTGTTGGTTTTCCCAAGTCGGATTCTGTTGTCGCCGTCCTTTATACTGTATTGTCTATTAATGGGGATATTGCCAATTTCCATATGCttgcatttttctttatttaactTCATTAACCAGAGGTCAGTCCAATCTGAGATCCTGTCAATATTTTTCTGTAGCTCTTCACAGTCCTGTAATGTGTTGattttttaatacaatttgGTATCATTCGCAAATAGTTTGGCGACAAAATTCACTACCTCTGGGATGTCGTTGACATAAATTAAAAATAGGATGGGCCCGAGTACACTTCCTTGAGGTACACCGCTCTTTACTTTTTTTGGTTTTGGGGCTTGTTCCATTTATAGTAACCTTTTGTTGTAGTCCCGACAGAAATTGTTGTATCCATGACAGAATTGTGCCTCCAATTCCATAGGATTGTAATTTGTGTATGAGGAGTCTATGGGACACTTTGTCAAAGGCTTTACTAAAAcccaaataaataacatcaatgttgttgttgttgtcaagGGCCTGTGTCCAGTGTTCTAGTACCTCCAGAAGCTGTGTTGTGCAAGACTTGCCTGGCGTAAATCCATGTTGTTCTGGTGAAGTCAGATTGTTGATCTTTAGGTGTTCCATGATATTGTAACGTATTATCCTCTGCAAGCTTTTACAAGGTACAGATGACAGActaataggacgatagttatttgGATCCTTTGTTGAACCTTTCTTGTGTATTGGGCAGACATTTGCTGTGGTCCATTTTTTGGCACTACACTTTCCTCGATTGATTTTTTGAATAATGTGGTTAAAGGCTTTACTATGGTGTCCGTTGTTTCTAGTAGAAGTTTCGAATGAATTCCGTCCGGACTAGGtgatttatttggtttttgtttAGATAGTGCCTTTAGTACTATTTCCTCTGTGATTTCAAAATTTACCAGTGGACTTGTTATATTCCTCATGGGTAACGGGGGTAGATTGGTATTTCCGTCTTCCACAAATAcactgacaaaaaaaaaatcgttcatAACTTCGGCTGTTTCTTCATCTGTTTCTGTTAGGTATCCATTTGGATTATTGACTCTTGTGATGGTagattttgtctttgttttcgATCTGATATGGTTCCAGAAGAGTTTTGGGCTATCCTTTATGTTTTCAGCTATGATTTTTCATAAGATCTTTGTGATAATCGCAACTGTCTTGTGGCTTTGTTCCTGGCAATTTTGTATGATTGAtagttgttgtttgttttgctgTGGAGATAATTTGTCGATTCTTGGTGTTTCTTCTTTACAGCAGATATTGCATCTTTACTGATATAAGGTTTGCGGATTTCATTGGATCGCCTCTTGTATAATTGTACATGTTTTTCAATACTGGtagataaaatattcataagGTGTATCCAATTCACATCCATATCCATCTTCTGATGCGTGTTCAGCCAACTCTTTGTTAATTGATACGTAATTACCTTTAAGAAAGTTGCGTTTATCGATGTTTTGTTCCAGTTTTTCAGCATAGcataaaatgtcaaattctAAGATTAGGTGATCACTTTTGCCTAGACCTAGGTTGAACTTGATGTTTGTAATCATTCCTTCTTCATTTGTTAGAATGAGGTCGAGTAAAGATGGAATTTGATTCTCCCTAATTCTTGTTGGTCTTTTGACATGTTGGGTGTAAAAGCAGTCCCTTGTTACCTCCAACAACCTCGTGGCGATATGTGCCTCACCTACAGAGGTTGTGTTGGTATTCCAGTCGATTTCTTTACAGTTGAAATCACCCACCAGTAATATGTGAGAGAAGCTACCAATAGAGATGGTTTCCAGTAGATTTACtagtttgttgttgttatcTTCATAACTGTTTAGGGCTTCTATAAATACCGCATATGGCTAAATTATCTCCTCTTCTCAGGTTTATTCTACATATAACATATTCCTTGAAAGTGGAGTTAATGTCTACTGCGTCATGGGTAATAGATGATCTAATATAAATGGCCACACCTCTCTTGTTTTTTCCAAAATGAACACTGTAGTTGTCGATAGAATATGACTGGTTGTTGATGACATCAAGggaataattttgatatatttccgTTACACATATTATATCCgggtgtttttttctgtaatttctACTTCCAGTTCAGTTTTTTGATAGTGTTAACGTGTCCACATTACTGTAATAAAATTTAAGGTTTGCCAATCCTTGATAGCggttaaaattgataaaaactgTATCCTATGCCCTCTCTACCGTTGGTGATGTTGGTTCATCATCTGTGACCTCAGTAACTGTGGTGTTTCCTGTTGTGTCCGCGAAAGTTGATGATTCCGCATATGGGAAGGTTACGTCATCTCTATGTAATAGAAGGGTCTCTTGCGAGTATAGATCATTTGACATTGGGGTATCATGGTTGGAAAAACTTGTCACCTTAGTTGGATCTATAGGGCTGATAGATATAGTGTCTAAGGATTCTTTGGTGATAGCTCCTTTTGGGAGAGGTGGAATATTTGGAAGTGTAGTCCTGGGCCCCTTTGATGTGCTGCTTGACTGTAGGTTTAGTCTTTCTCTACCCTGAGTGCCTTTAAATTGACGTCTCGGTGTAAACAGTTCTGTATCTTTTGGTATTGTTTCAGCACTATTAGAGGGAGGGTTTTTAAGTGCTCCTATTtcttctctctttttctttctttcttctcgCTGTGTTTTTGTGTGGTCACTTTTCAGGATAACCTTTTTCAAACGAGTCGGGGCCTTATCCGATATATGTCGAGCATTTTCAAGGAGTGCCTTCTCTGACTTTTCTATTATTACTATAAGAAGAGGTCTGGTCTTGGCAGAATTGTACTTTCCCATTCTGAATTCAGTGGTAAGTTTGTTGTTTTAGGTGTGATTAGGCTTTGTGTCAGATCGTCTATATCCTTTTGCTCATTAGTTTTGCTGTCCATGTTGTTTTGGTCAGTCTTTTCAGGGACATTGAACAGTATGATATTTAGCCTATTGTTCTTGCGCTCCTCTAACTCTTTGTGACGTTCATCAACTAACTCTTGTATCTGTGTTTTGAATTCACTTGTAATTTCTGTTGTCACAGTTTCTTTGATACTATTCATTCCAGATTCAAATTGATCTTTACGGTCTATTTCAAGTTTGTCCAAACGAGACTCAATTTTGTTGAAACGGTGATTGGTACTGTCACAGTGTTTCCTTAGGTCTGAACCCATCCCTATCAATGTTGGTTGTAACCTGGCACATGTTGAGCACGTCCAAAGGAAATTTTCAAGTTCACCATTTACTATACAGCTGTACATATTATCCGAGATACCTGTACAACATTGACAAAAATACTGTTCACATAGATAACAGCTTTTGAGTTGGTATCAAGCCTTGAATCACAACGCCCACATATTTCATTCTCAGAGCCTTGTCGTGCCCTTTTGGGATTTTGTTTATCTGTTTTTGGGTCCACCGGTCTCACTGGTAAAGCTGATTGTTTGTCCGTCATGTTTGTGAATGTAAGTATCACTAATAACTATATTTGACCAACAGAGTGACGAGTGTACTCCTCACCAACTCATGTTATAggctattatatatatattgacaaacAGGTACTGTTGCTGGACTGATGAGagacaaaaaacaacaaatatattGATCGGGATGTAGAATATTACAGGTATAAATAAAGTAGTACTTAGCACTTGATTGTGGCAGGTCGAAACCTACCTACACTTCATATGTAATGGTCTCAAAAATTATTAGACATTTACTGTGGCTACTGATAGTACAAGcaaaaaacaacacattaatcATTCAAAACAAATGCATAGATTTCATACAAAGATCTGGTCACAGTAAGGGGTGGCAGGTAACCCCACCTTCAACAGATACTGATACAGCACAGTCCGAGTATGTATGAAGttgtgtatatttgtaaaaaacaTTTATGTAAACTATAAACAAAGTAATTACAAGAATCCAAAAAGGTTGTATAGCAGTGGCGGGTATTTCCCACATACTCGGTGGaacatgtagatattcaagtaACTCATTTTTGGTGTTACAATGTTTACAGGTTAGTATATTTAAggaataaatgtttattttgttgaggttatgagggtataatgataatggagcacatGTAAAtcatgtaaccccggcgaagccgggttacataaaatttacacgggctccattatcattataccctcatgagcacgtgtaaattatgtaaccccggcgaagccgGGTTAGATAAAATTTaaacgggctccattatcattataccctcataacctcaacaaaataaacatctattccttatatttactgtttttcaattaaatgaatattatcAATTCCCGTGGCAGTTgcatgttttttatttaaatacacATATTATTTTCTCTcctgtcatcgtcaacgaattcgattaaacagctgattggaatcgagtcattcatatgttcccgccaaaagtggggtcatgatcccacgttgctacgccatcaagtattcacgtaacaatggaatcgccgcgcgtgttgtgctaacattatacattgataatgataatactagaaaacatggttattgagtccatgtcagtgcaaactgtaaatatattaaaatatatttatgtaggTACTCTCATATACCTTATTATTGAAGAAAGAGATTAGCAACTTAAAAATACCCAagtcagtacatatatatacaaaaaacagGGAATACTGTGGTGACAGGTAAAACCCACCTACAGATggataatatacaatatatagatttATAGAGTTAAATAAAGTTACATTCCTTTATCGGGCTTTCTCTATATAGGGTATATGGACTGGTTAGTTTGACAGATAATGCACTCACAAATGTATTGATTTCAGTTTTCGATATAATGGTGGAGGTAATTACCCACCTACTCAACTTAATAGTTTTGGATTGCAGTAtgtacaaaaacaaacacagtcATCTACTCCTATCTGTGGATGTTAGTTAAAGTCAAAGTCCTCCTCCGAGCTCACACCCAGAACAAGTACGTCTTCCGGCTTTGTAGGTATTATATATGTGACGGACTGCTGTTTGAGCTTGTCATGTTTGATAATAAGAGCCTGACACAAAATCTTGTTGGTCCATACAGTCGCCAACTTCACGCCCGGATGAACACCATCTCGCAGGAGTTTTATGTTTATCGAGTACCTAGTTTTTctctgttttgatgattttcgACTATTGACCATGTGACTGTACAGGGACAGGTTTGTTTGGTTATTGCTAAGACTGATTTGCTCGATATACGTATTTAATAGTCGAACTTGTCTGGTTATTTCTTTGTCATCTGTCGATTAATCATCGGGATCATTTGGTAGTCCCTTGGATAGATTCCATTTCGCGGCACTAAAAGTGGGGCAATCTATTAGACATAATGACACTTTGTTACCGTATGTTTAGGTTAGAGAAATTGCCCTATGGTACTCGTCCACTATTGTATTTACGACTATGTCAGAGTTTGGTTCACGGAGACGGATGTATTTGCCAGATTTAGAGCCAATGTCTCATGTCCCTgacataaatacaatattatcgATTTATGCCTACACACAGCTTTGGAAAGTCTTTCGCTTATCAGGTCGACGAGGTCATTGGTCCTAGCGCGAGGTATACACCAAAGCTCGAGTGGAAAACGGGCCCCAATATAAGAATTTCTCAAGGAAAACCCCTCACTGTCAGATATAAGGATTGGTCTGATGTTGGTATCTCCACCGTCCGTCAAAAGTTCTGTCCCGAGTTTCTCGATAGTTTTATCTAATTTTGACAAACTCGTTTGTACATACTACAACGAAATACTGAACAAGATAAAGAAAGTTTTCTACTTACAGTAGATGGCTGACAATCCCCACAACCCATATCCAGACAGAAAAAATTTACACTAAATAACCAACATTTCAAAGATGGCGCTGGTAGTCATGATTGGACTTCAGTGTGGAATTTTTTTGTATCGTCGTTATGTGGATTCATTAATGTTTCCTGCAAATAACCATGCACATGTTCGTTGATAGAAAGTTCATTGATGGCCTAAGACCATTTTGGAGACTGGATGGCGAAAATAAAACGTTGTTTTTGCATCGattatgacatttttttctcaagCACTGGAGAACACGTCTGTACCTGGCGCATGCGCAATCACCAATGATGTAGTCTTTCCTGTTCATTATTACAACTGCCGCGCCTGTATCTGCTGGTTTGATGACAATTTCAGCATTTTCTTGTAGTGAATGAAGTGCTCGGCGTTCTGATGTagatgtaacatatatatttggATGTTGACTTCGTGGTACTTTTTTTCGGAGACTATATGTGTAGATGTAGCTCAATCAGTTATTGCCACTGTCTTTTGCTACACATGGCGTGTTCGAATCCTGCAGAGCTCAGGAAATGTTTTGGACTATGACGTCATgaactatgacgtcataatttgtcTTCAATAAACAGtttgaagagctcccttgaatggggcgaaagcgctcactagtcagtctttattgtttttatttctatgaATTAAGATCCCTTGATCGTGAATGGCGCTAAACATAGTAACCGCCAACATAAAGTGGTTTTTACAGTATCATACAATACGGTAAACCTAGAACTTATATTGGAACACTATCGCCGACAACTTATCATCGGAGATGGCCATGTACGTGTCAGAGGTGAGGAGATATATGACGACTGAGTCCGTCCTCGGCCGTCAGTGTTCCGAGATCTGTCCGTCGGCACCACCATGTTGTGTCTCGTCCTTCTCCTCGCCATTGGGGCTCAAATCAACACGGTTTACTCAGTATCGTCCATAGGTAAGCCTCACATTTATCATCGTCATTGCGAGACAGTCAGGAGACATACGTGTTTAAAAGACATTACTTATAAGTAATATGAAATATACCTTTTATAGAACGTGATTGATTTCAGGTCATGTCATGTTATCATGACTTTCGTCGTTAACATTTCCGAAGAATGTATTAATGTCAATCACACTGAAGACAGattctgaaaatatatttacaaatatgatATGTTTAGTACTACAAAACTGATTCTACCCTGTTGGGTCCTATTCGATATCAGTATATACACCGCGCATTTGCTCTAATATTCAACTGGcctaaaacaaatacattttacagtattttatgttaatgatgtgttattgttgtttttaattatcgACCAATGAACTTCAGATTTTTGATAGAATGTTATGCGACAGAACATACTTATATATTACCGTTGTCCTTAGTTATTACCGACATTCTATTTCTACACCGCACAGAATGTGGTTTGCTCCCTGCCGATTTCGTCTTCCTGTTGGATTCCTCTGGTAGTGAATCAAGCGCCAACTTCAATAAACAAGTGGATTTCATGAGGAACTTCACTTCTCGCTTCACCATCGGCCCAAACAACACTCAGTTCGCCTCTATCACTTTCTCCACCAGAGTGCGAGGTGACTTCGATCTGAACGAGAACCAGAATCAGCAGGAACTCCAAAGTGCTATCAACAAAATACACTACATCAATGGTGAAACCGCAACACATCTAGCACTCAACTATGCCAAGTCACATAGCATAGCAGGTACGGTATTgtctggccaccagacccttacCTATTGAAAAGATTTTCTCAGCAGAATTACAATACCCTGGAACTTGTTAAAACCGGATGTCACCGGTATCAGCATATCTGGCCGGTTTAGTCAggtttctggattatacaggttttaattgCTTTTCTATCAGTTAAGATagaaaattcaatttaattatgCTAGAATATAGAGAGATCCGAAATAGGCAAGGAACGGTTTGGAAAGTTTTATGTACTTACTGGATTTCTCCCTCTAGAATCTAGAATCAGAGATGTCGCAGAGACAAAAGGTTATCAAGCCacattttagtgatatttttttgatgctgtgaaacagcattcttattAATTAGGTACGCTAggcgagcctgtgcacatcagaacaatgaaaccactccgcgatgaaaattaaaagttgttttgttcatttcaacCCACTTAATACTTGATGGTACGAAAAATAAAatcccaatattcaaaaccaaaGTCATTggatttgtacatacatatacaccatggatggagtgttttaagtgttccgttgggactctatgatattgGTATTACTCCAAGAAAGAGTAGTTGACAATCCCCACA is a genomic window containing:
- the LOC138313097 gene encoding cartilage matrix protein-like yields the protein MLCLVLLLAIGAQINTVYSVSSIECGLLPADFVFLLDSSGSESSANFNKQVDFMRNFTSRFTIGPNNTQFASITFSTRVRGDFDLNENQNQQELQSAINKIHYINGETATHLALNYAKSHSIAGTVLSGHQTLTY